One Solanum lycopersicum chromosome 2, SLM_r2.1 genomic region harbors:
- the LOC138341945 gene encoding uncharacterized protein, producing MYRDLGEAYLWEGMKKNITEFVSKCPNCQQVKVEHQYPRGLAKNIKFTEWKLEIINLDFIIGFPRYPIGLFKVGEAWLIRPHLVHQSMEKVKGVIRFGKKGKLSSRYIGPYRTSKRIGNLAYELELPQELAALDPIFYISMLNKCMDDPSLIVPIENVGINYILCYEEIMVQILYRQVFKSRTKEVALVKVLWKNQFVEEMTLEAEEDMMKTYPYLFESGESTSQGDNSLLSNL from the exons atgtatcgCGACCTGGGAGAGGCTTATttgtgggaaggtatgaagaaaAACATTACTGAGTTTGTTAGCAAGTGCCCGAATTGCCAGCAAGTGAAAGTGGAACACCAATATCCTAGAGGGTTGGCTAAGAATATAAAGTTTACGGAATGGAAGTTGGAGATTATTAATTTGGATTTCATCATAGGATTTCCAAG ATATCCTATTGGTTTGTTCAAGGTTGGTGAAGCATGGTTGATCAGACCACATCTAGTTCACCAATccatggagaaggtgaaa ggtgtgataaggtttggaaagaagggaaaaCTTAGTTCCcggtatattggaccttatagaaCATCCAAGAGAATTGGAAATctagcttatgagttggagctaccacaagagCTAGCAGCGCTTGATCCGATATTTTATATCTCCATGTTGAATAAGTGCATGgatgatccttcattgattgtacCGATTGAGAATGTTGGAATTAATTATATCTTGTGCTATGAAGAGATCATGGTCCAAATTTTATATCGCCAAGTTTTCAAGTCGAGAACAAAGGAGGTTGCGTTAGTCAAAGTTCTTTGGAagaaccaatttgttgaagaaatgACTTTGGAAGCTGAAGAGGATATGATGAAGACGTATCCATATCTCTTTGAATCCGGAGAAAGTACAAGTCAAGGTGATAATTCTCTTCTTAGTAATTTATAA